In one window of Desulforhabdus amnigena DNA:
- a CDS encoding bifunctional 5,10-methylenetetrahydrofolate dehydrogenase/5,10-methenyltetrahydrofolate cyclohydrolase produces the protein MAAKLLKGADVAKEIREELKAEVEAMKAKYGVVPGLVTILVGENPASQSYVRAKQKTAHELGFYSVQDNQPADLSEDKLLALIDKYNKDPKIDGILVQLPLPKGVDENKILLSIDPGKDVDAFHPVNVGKLMIGKPDYLPCTPAGIQELLVRSGAPIEGAEVVVVGRSNIVGKPIAMMLMQKGKGANATVTVCHTRTKDVKFHTKRADILIVAAGVTEYVTGDMIKPGAVVIDVGVNEVGKTADGKRILKGDVAFEAASEVASAITPVPGGVGPMTITMLMKNTVRACKVHNNIKD, from the coding sequence ATGGCGGCCAAGTTACTGAAGGGTGCCGATGTGGCCAAGGAAATCCGCGAGGAACTCAAAGCCGAAGTCGAGGCCATGAAGGCGAAATATGGAGTCGTTCCCGGACTGGTAACGATCCTGGTGGGAGAAAATCCCGCATCTCAAAGCTATGTGCGGGCCAAGCAGAAAACGGCTCATGAACTGGGCTTTTATTCGGTTCAGGACAATCAGCCTGCCGATCTGTCCGAAGACAAGCTGCTGGCTCTTATCGATAAATACAACAAGGACCCCAAGATCGACGGTATTCTCGTTCAGTTGCCTCTTCCCAAGGGTGTCGATGAAAACAAGATCCTTCTCTCCATCGATCCGGGTAAAGACGTGGATGCCTTTCATCCGGTCAATGTAGGCAAACTGATGATTGGCAAACCCGATTACCTGCCCTGTACTCCTGCCGGCATTCAGGAACTGCTGGTTCGTTCCGGGGCGCCGATTGAAGGTGCCGAAGTGGTTGTCGTGGGACGGTCCAACATTGTCGGCAAGCCCATTGCCATGATGCTCATGCAAAAGGGAAAAGGCGCTAACGCCACGGTCACCGTTTGCCACACCCGCACCAAGGACGTTAAATTTCACACCAAACGTGCCGATATTCTCATCGTGGCTGCGGGCGTCACGGAATATGTGACGGGAGATATGATCAAACCCGGCGCTGTGGTCATCGATGTGGGGGTGAATGAAGTGGGCAAGACGGCTGATGGAAAACGCATTCTCAAAGGGGATGTGGCCTTCGAAGCGGCTTCGGAAGTCGCGAGTGCCATTACCCCCGTTCCCGGAGGTGTGGGACCCATGACCATCACCATGCTCATGAAAAACACGGTACGCGCCTGCAAGGTGCACAACAATATCAAGGATTAA
- a CDS encoding methyl-accepting chemotaxis protein, with translation MNRSKVGIGFKIFVGFVALVLVGIGIGSSGLFSLNRVIKASDLESKANEVKIKILDARRFEKNYIIRKDDESYNNLTKTLDELDRTATELKSLMGSNTAEDEQILEAGKIYKSAAQELKRLEQDDAAILKDLIKTAGVIRTLSQNESEKQVTKTKEIILDANAKTLKAEALKRVKDVVAVAYDVLKFYNERSMPKDAALEVLRNMHFDGDNYFFLVQEDLTLVAHGADTKLEGMDFGKIQDKKTGKTFMKDVVGDAIKNGDSFTEYFWTKPGKGDAIFPKITYAKYYKPWGLVVCAGAYTEDIEAEVVKTGKMLEDGLSKLQEAEAIDSLTLEARLNANQYYAFRQDPEKVGESLTKLKGLASVTDEIKKLAESYLSGFNQCVKNNEKRTQAIAEIIEAARKVLSNTEKIEMSAVEKLEKSTSAEKMLMILFMVIGAAGGLILAFFLTRSITKPVNRAIEGLQEAAEQVATAAGQVSSSSQQLAEGSSEQAAAIEETSSSLEEMSSMTRQNAENAGQANILMGEAKSVIVQANASMERLTHSMGEISSASEETQKIIKTIDEIAFQTNLLALNAAVEAARAGEAGAGFAVVADEVRSLALRAADAAKNTADLIEGTVKTVKGGTELVGKTSIEFNEVANTVSRAGELVEEIAAASNEQAQGISQVNQAVSQMDKVVQQNAATAEESASASEEMSAQAEHMKEYVMELVRLTGADIKEGSIGKRSFKSKLSSLTAKTVAARTSHTHAGNGNGRRDGNGKAHPTQTGRGKPEELIPFDEEDFSNF, from the coding sequence ATGAACAGATCGAAAGTCGGAATCGGTTTTAAAATCTTTGTGGGCTTTGTTGCACTGGTACTCGTCGGTATCGGCATTGGAAGCTCGGGACTTTTTTCTCTCAATCGGGTCATCAAGGCTTCGGATCTGGAAAGTAAGGCCAATGAAGTGAAGATCAAGATTCTCGACGCGAGGAGGTTTGAGAAGAATTATATCATTCGAAAAGACGACGAATCCTACAACAACCTGACTAAAACCCTGGATGAACTCGACCGGACGGCCACGGAGCTCAAGTCCCTAATGGGCTCGAATACGGCAGAAGATGAACAGATCCTCGAAGCGGGGAAAATATACAAGAGCGCGGCCCAGGAATTGAAGCGGCTGGAACAGGACGATGCCGCCATCCTGAAAGATCTCATAAAGACCGCCGGAGTCATTCGAACACTCTCGCAAAACGAGTCGGAAAAACAAGTGACGAAAACCAAAGAGATCATTCTGGATGCCAATGCAAAGACTCTAAAGGCGGAAGCTCTCAAAAGGGTGAAAGACGTTGTGGCCGTGGCTTACGATGTCCTGAAGTTCTATAATGAAAGGTCGATGCCGAAGGATGCGGCCTTGGAGGTTCTGCGCAATATGCATTTCGACGGCGATAACTACTTTTTTCTTGTTCAGGAAGACCTTACGCTGGTAGCTCACGGAGCGGATACCAAACTGGAGGGAATGGATTTCGGCAAAATTCAGGATAAAAAAACCGGGAAGACCTTTATGAAGGATGTGGTGGGGGACGCCATAAAAAATGGAGACTCCTTCACCGAGTATTTCTGGACGAAACCCGGGAAGGGAGATGCGATTTTTCCGAAAATAACCTACGCCAAATATTATAAACCCTGGGGGCTGGTCGTTTGCGCCGGGGCCTATACGGAGGATATCGAAGCCGAAGTCGTCAAGACCGGTAAAATGCTCGAAGACGGTCTTTCAAAACTCCAAGAAGCGGAAGCGATCGACAGTCTGACCCTGGAAGCGCGGCTCAATGCGAACCAATATTATGCTTTCAGGCAGGATCCAGAAAAAGTTGGGGAAAGTCTCACCAAACTGAAAGGGCTGGCTAGTGTAACGGACGAAATAAAAAAACTGGCCGAATCTTATCTTTCAGGGTTCAACCAGTGCGTGAAAAACAATGAAAAGCGCACTCAGGCGATCGCTGAGATTATCGAAGCAGCGAGAAAGGTCTTGAGCAACACCGAAAAAATCGAAATGAGCGCCGTGGAAAAACTGGAGAAAAGCACTTCGGCGGAAAAAATGCTCATGATCCTCTTCATGGTAATCGGTGCTGCGGGAGGTTTGATCCTCGCCTTTTTCCTCACGAGGAGCATCACCAAACCGGTCAATCGTGCCATCGAGGGATTGCAGGAGGCCGCTGAACAGGTGGCCACCGCTGCGGGCCAGGTCTCCTCATCCAGCCAGCAGCTCGCGGAGGGATCCTCGGAACAGGCGGCAGCCATCGAAGAGACATCCTCCTCTCTCGAGGAGATGTCTTCCATGACCCGGCAGAACGCAGAGAATGCGGGGCAGGCCAATATCCTCATGGGTGAAGCGAAGAGTGTGATCGTTCAGGCAAATGCATCCATGGAGCGGTTGACCCATTCCATGGGGGAAATATCTTCCGCCAGTGAGGAAACGCAAAAAATCATCAAGACGATCGATGAAATCGCTTTTCAAACGAACCTCCTGGCGCTCAACGCCGCCGTGGAAGCGGCTCGTGCGGGAGAAGCCGGTGCGGGTTTTGCCGTGGTGGCGGATGAAGTGAGAAGCCTGGCTTTGCGTGCGGCGGACGCCGCAAAAAATACAGCGGACCTGATCGAGGGGACAGTGAAGACCGTTAAAGGAGGCACGGAGCTGGTGGGAAAAACCAGCATCGAATTCAATGAAGTGGCAAATACGGTTTCACGGGCGGGTGAACTGGTGGAAGAAATTGCCGCCGCGTCCAACGAGCAGGCTCAAGGGATCAGCCAGGTCAACCAGGCCGTATCCCAGATGGACAAGGTCGTTCAGCAGAATGCGGCCACCGCCGAAGAATCCGCTTCGGCCTCCGAAGAGATGAGTGCACAGGCGGAGCACATGAAAGAATATGTCATGGAGCTGGTCAGACTCACAGGAGCAGACATCAAAGAGGGAAGCATCGGAAAAAGATCCTTTAAATCTAAACTGTCGTCTTTGACGGCTAAAACTGTTGCAGCCAGGACATCGCATACACATGCAGGCAATGGGAACGGCAGGAGGGACGGGAACGGAAAAGCCCACCCCACCCAGACCGGCCGAGGAAAGCCCGAGGAATTGATCCCCTTCGACGAAGAAGATTTTTCCAATTTTTAG
- a CDS encoding YajD family HNH nuclease — protein MPQKKTSTEGSNLDEVIAEALRNRERREKSYREQAMKIFPPICARCGREFSGKKLRELTVHHKDHNHDNNPPDGSNWELLCLYCHDNEHSRDLNSEYYDAPTPGDEEKKPTTTYKAFAGLEALLKQKK, from the coding sequence ATGCCACAGAAAAAAACATCAACCGAAGGGAGCAATCTGGACGAGGTCATTGCGGAGGCCCTGCGCAACCGGGAGCGCCGGGAAAAGAGTTACCGCGAGCAGGCGATGAAGATTTTCCCGCCCATCTGTGCGCGATGCGGGAGGGAATTCTCGGGCAAGAAGCTTCGCGAGCTCACGGTACACCACAAAGACCACAATCACGACAACAACCCGCCCGACGGCAGCAACTGGGAGCTCCTCTGCCTCTATTGTCACGACAATGAGCACTCCCGGGATCTGAACTCGGAGTATTACGATGCACCGACGCCGGGAGATGAGGAGAAAAAGCCGACCACCACCTACAAGGCATTCGCCGGTCTCGAAGCCTTGCTGAAGCAAAAAAAATAA